A stretch of the Desulforamulus ferrireducens genome encodes the following:
- a CDS encoding D-alanyl-D-alanine carboxypeptidase family protein → MLLFLILPAFLVTPAAAEEPQVVGETAALIDAQSGMLLYGKEPHKKMYPASTTKVLTALVALEKAKMTDLVTIGANPIHAGGTSIWLAEGEKLSLEELLYALMLNSANDAGVAIAEHVAGSVEEFTKLLNQKALQLGAKNTHFVNPHGMPNENHYSTAYDLALIGREALKNQELRKIVTTVHHEIPRADPEAQKYLFNHNKLLWSKTFGYEGATGLKTGYTVEAGQCIIASAKRDGRELIAVVLRTEGNNLWYDASKLLDYGFNNFQNRQLVQRGKVMANVPVKYGKSNVNLVASEDYIHTFPKESIKDLQIITEPATEIEAPVTKGQVLGKVIIKDGVKQVAMVNLVAAEDIPKDWLAICKTLLYWGLPPFLFILWLRRKRRLRRIRQQRLARRRKYAEF, encoded by the coding sequence ATGCTTCTGTTCCTAATACTTCCGGCCTTTTTAGTAACTCCCGCCGCAGCTGAGGAACCTCAGGTGGTGGGGGAAACAGCGGCTTTAATTGATGCTCAAAGCGGTATGCTGCTTTATGGTAAAGAGCCTCATAAAAAAATGTATCCTGCCAGCACCACCAAAGTATTAACTGCCCTGGTGGCATTGGAGAAGGCGAAAATGACTGATCTAGTGACCATTGGGGCTAATCCCATTCATGCTGGGGGTACCTCCATCTGGTTGGCTGAGGGGGAAAAATTATCATTAGAGGAACTGCTCTATGCCCTTATGCTAAATTCTGCCAATGACGCCGGAGTGGCCATTGCGGAGCACGTGGCTGGTTCAGTAGAGGAATTTACTAAACTCTTAAACCAAAAAGCCTTGCAGTTAGGAGCTAAGAACACTCATTTTGTAAATCCCCATGGCATGCCTAACGAAAATCATTATTCCACTGCCTACGATTTAGCGCTTATTGGGCGAGAGGCCCTGAAGAATCAGGAGTTACGAAAAATTGTCACCACAGTACATCATGAAATTCCAAGAGCGGACCCAGAAGCACAAAAGTATTTGTTTAACCATAACAAGTTACTTTGGAGTAAAACCTTCGGCTATGAGGGTGCCACAGGCTTAAAAACAGGTTATACCGTTGAGGCTGGACAATGTATAATCGCCTCTGCAAAGCGGGATGGAAGGGAACTAATAGCTGTAGTACTGCGTACCGAAGGAAATAACCTGTGGTATGATGCCAGTAAACTATTGGATTATGGCTTTAATAATTTTCAAAATCGCCAACTGGTTCAGCGCGGTAAGGTTATGGCCAATGTACCAGTTAAATATGGTAAGTCCAATGTTAATTTGGTAGCCAGTGAAGATTACATCCACACCTTTCCCAAAGAGAGCATCAAGGACTTGCAGATAATTACTGAACCAGCGACAGAGATTGAAGCACCGGTGACTAAAGGGCAGGTGCTGGGTAAGGTTATTATCAAAGATGGGGTAAAACAGGTAGCTATGGTAAACCTGGTGGCAGCTGAAGATATACCGAAGGATTGGTTAGCCATCTGCAAAACCCTACTTTATTGGGGACTACCTCCTTTTTTATTTATACTATGGCTGAGAAGGAAAAGACGCCTGCGTAGAATTCGCCAACAAAGACTGGCCAGACGTCGTAAATATGCTGAATTTTAA
- a CDS encoding Fur family transcriptional regulator, which produces MKRIINEVGDKLKANDYKLTTQRQQILEVLLESKDQHLSAEDIYTLVKKKAPDVGLATVYRTLELFLEHDIIHSVNFGDGRKRYEYGHSSSGHHHHHAICLNCGKIIEINEDLLEELEKQVGIDYNFTVTDHELKIYGYCGECNQNNK; this is translated from the coding sequence TTGAAGAGAATTATCAACGAAGTTGGAGACAAGCTCAAGGCCAATGATTATAAGTTAACAACCCAGCGGCAGCAAATCCTCGAGGTTTTGTTGGAGAGTAAGGATCAACACCTCAGCGCAGAGGATATCTATACACTGGTGAAAAAAAAGGCACCGGATGTGGGCTTGGCCACGGTTTACAGAACCTTAGAGCTGTTTTTGGAACACGATATTATTCATAGTGTGAATTTTGGTGATGGACGTAAACGTTACGAATATGGACATAGTTCCTCCGGCCACCACCATCATCATGCGATTTGTCTTAATTGCGGCAAGATTATCGAGATCAACGAGGACTTGTTGGAAGAATTGGAAAAACAGGTTGGCATTGATTATAACTTTACGGTTACTGATCACGAGTTAAAGATATATGGCTATTGTGGAGAATGTAACCAAAATAATAAGTAA
- a CDS encoding sensor domain-containing diguanylate cyclase yields MLEKLIYNQRIRTSILFGFILFIIVPTLLVGIFSFVQSIQVIERSVFQTLEYLSTSQENTINTWVKDRKTFIEGLAQDNQLTDPEAQDVANLLLTALKMDSNFLTLVLVDKDGVIKVDPTNQAMGREVEASVIDREYFQQALIGHTYVSEVLLSRSNNEPVMFFATPIRKNEEIVGVLFGVVHIEAITQLVQHNYPGDYGESYLVSETGLMLSQSKFTEQPTAFRLQMKEVPIEVIVKGGAGKSIYQNYLDKRVFGVYRWLPEIQMGLVVEKEYTRALLEYGLTTYIKVAISSILIISLFILYAMYYSRRLSQPIELLVDEVNHIAEGSYRSIIDLPANKELKELARAINHMSNSQLENKNQLNSLIQRLEQDAESLYEEKNKLARISITDELTGLHNRRYLRQELHRLTHLSKSLQKNISVLSLDLDRFKVVNDTYGHDTGDIVLKEFANLLRSSQRGTDVVGRFGGEEFIVIIPFVGGRQVKEIAERIRQAVSDFTFDANHNNIHVTVSIGVVTLIPSPDEPTQKVVEQLLKEADKGLYQAKNSGRNKVIHIDLTNGN; encoded by the coding sequence ATGTTGGAAAAGTTAATTTATAACCAGCGCATACGAACTTCTATACTTTTTGGATTTATTTTATTTATTATTGTGCCTACTTTGCTGGTAGGGATATTTAGCTTTGTGCAGAGTATACAGGTGATCGAACGCTCTGTTTTTCAGACGTTGGAATACCTCTCCACATCCCAGGAAAATACCATCAACACTTGGGTTAAAGATCGCAAAACCTTTATTGAGGGGTTAGCCCAAGATAATCAATTAACTGATCCGGAAGCTCAAGATGTAGCTAATCTCTTATTGACTGCCCTGAAGATGGATAGCAATTTTCTTACTTTGGTGCTGGTGGACAAGGATGGTGTTATTAAGGTTGACCCCACCAACCAAGCCATGGGGAGAGAGGTGGAGGCCTCAGTTATTGACCGGGAGTATTTTCAGCAGGCCCTAATTGGCCATACCTATGTTAGCGAAGTACTGCTAAGCCGTAGTAATAACGAACCGGTAATGTTTTTTGCCACCCCGATAAGGAAAAACGAGGAAATTGTGGGCGTACTCTTTGGCGTGGTACATATTGAGGCTATTACTCAGTTAGTGCAGCATAACTATCCGGGCGACTATGGGGAATCCTATTTAGTAAGTGAAACAGGCTTAATGCTAAGTCAATCCAAATTTACCGAGCAACCTACAGCCTTTCGGTTGCAAATGAAAGAAGTGCCCATTGAAGTTATTGTCAAAGGTGGTGCTGGGAAGTCAATTTACCAAAATTACCTGGATAAAAGGGTTTTTGGTGTATATCGGTGGCTACCTGAAATCCAAATGGGACTGGTAGTAGAAAAAGAGTACACCAGGGCATTATTGGAGTATGGTTTGACAACCTACATTAAAGTGGCCATTTCCTCCATACTGATTATTAGCTTGTTTATTCTATATGCCATGTATTATTCACGGCGACTAAGCCAACCCATTGAACTCTTAGTAGATGAAGTGAACCACATCGCCGAGGGCAGTTATCGATCCATTATTGATCTTCCGGCCAACAAGGAATTAAAAGAACTGGCCAGAGCCATTAATCATATGTCCAACAGCCAGTTGGAGAACAAGAATCAGTTAAATAGCTTAATACAGCGGTTGGAGCAGGATGCGGAAAGTCTTTACGAGGAGAAAAATAAACTTGCTAGAATTTCTATCACGGATGAATTAACAGGATTACACAATAGAAGGTATTTAAGGCAAGAGCTACATCGCCTAACTCATCTCAGTAAATCTTTACAAAAGAATATCTCTGTCTTGAGTCTAGACTTAGACCGTTTTAAAGTTGTTAATGACACCTATGGTCATGACACCGGTGATATAGTATTAAAGGAATTTGCTAATCTGCTGCGCTCTTCCCAACGGGGCACCGATGTGGTGGGGCGTTTTGGTGGAGAAGAATTTATTGTCATCATTCCCTTTGTTGGTGGCAGGCAGGTCAAAGAAATCGCTGAGCGAATAAGACAGGCAGTGAGTGATTTTACCTTTGATGCCAATCACAACAATATTCATGTGACGGTAAGTATAGGTGTGGTAACCCTTATCCCTTCTCCTGACGAACCAACTCAAAAGGTAGTTGAGCAATTACTAAAAGAAGCAGATAAAGGTCTTTACCAAGCTAAAAATTCAGGCAGAAATAAAGTAATTCACATAGATTTAACTAACGGCAATTAA
- the feoB gene encoding ferrous iron transport protein B encodes MSHCHGCSVKIDIPEGARRIVLAGNPNAGKSVFFNYLTGMYVDVSNYPGTTLEISYGRWEKDVVVDTPGVYGISSFNDEERVARDVILTADVVINVVNAVYLERDLFLTQQIIDTGVPVLVALNMVDEATKQGIQVDHQLLSQLLGVPVIPTVAVQKQGLEEVKQQLSQARRGHTDGHLQQELDKLINRVGSRGEALLILEGDAAVAERHGLQPLDQREAIYLQRRQRVNRIVGQVLKETSKATSFANSLSRMMIKPLTGIPILLVALYAMYQIIGIFVAGTVVGITEETIMIGHYEPAVRSLVGSIISEDSILGTILIGEFGVLTMTFTYVLGLLMPLVVGFYFFLSLFEDSGYLPRLATLVDRVLTGIGLNGRAVIPLILGLGCVTMATITTRLLGSERERRIAIFLLGLAIPCSAQLGVIAGMLAAVGPAFVALYALVILAVLVVVGTLMNALLPGQSSNLLIDLPPLRFPRLNNVLTKTGIKSYQFLKEAFPLFALGALLISVFQVTGILTFLQNALAPLTVGWLGLPKEAATAFIMGVVRRDFGAAGLADMTLTPIQVVVSLTTITLFVPCIASVLVMFKERTKKEAAIMWLSTWVIAFLIGGMVAKLSQWLGVSTPFEVVSVIGAVWTLAALTILLVRFTKKTPLSDSSKSGGVA; translated from the coding sequence ATGTCCCACTGTCATGGATGTAGTGTAAAAATAGATATTCCCGAAGGGGCACGGCGGATTGTGCTGGCCGGTAACCCCAATGCCGGAAAATCGGTATTTTTTAATTACCTTACCGGCATGTATGTGGATGTTTCCAATTACCCCGGCACCACCCTGGAAATATCCTACGGTCGTTGGGAAAAGGATGTGGTTGTAGACACCCCTGGAGTTTACGGCATATCTTCCTTTAACGATGAGGAAAGAGTAGCCCGGGATGTTATCCTCACCGCCGATGTGGTGATTAATGTGGTCAATGCAGTTTATTTGGAACGGGATTTATTTCTGACCCAACAAATTATTGACACAGGCGTACCGGTATTGGTAGCCCTCAATATGGTAGATGAAGCAACTAAACAGGGCATTCAGGTGGATCATCAATTATTAAGTCAACTGCTGGGTGTACCGGTTATTCCCACTGTGGCTGTGCAAAAGCAAGGCTTGGAGGAAGTTAAACAACAACTGTCCCAGGCTCGTCGGGGGCATACCGACGGACATTTGCAGCAGGAGTTGGATAAACTGATAAACAGAGTGGGTAGTCGCGGTGAAGCCCTGTTAATTCTGGAAGGGGACGCTGCCGTAGCCGAAAGACATGGCCTGCAGCCTTTGGATCAGCGGGAAGCCATTTATCTGCAGCGGCGCCAAAGGGTTAACCGGATAGTTGGGCAAGTACTCAAAGAAACCAGCAAAGCTACCTCCTTTGCCAACAGCCTTAGCCGGATGATGATCAAACCCCTTACCGGTATACCCATTCTGCTGGTTGCCCTCTATGCCATGTACCAAATCATTGGTATATTTGTGGCCGGTACTGTGGTGGGTATAACTGAAGAAACCATCATGATTGGCCACTATGAACCTGCTGTGAGAAGCTTGGTAGGCAGCATCATTAGTGAAGATAGCATTTTAGGAACTATTCTAATTGGCGAGTTTGGCGTCTTGACTATGACCTTTACCTATGTTTTAGGACTTTTAATGCCTCTGGTGGTAGGTTTTTACTTCTTCCTTTCGCTGTTTGAGGATTCCGGCTATCTGCCCCGTCTGGCTACCCTGGTGGACCGTGTTCTTACCGGTATCGGCCTCAACGGACGAGCTGTGATACCTTTAATTCTGGGTCTTGGCTGTGTCACCATGGCCACCATTACTACCAGACTGCTGGGTTCTGAAAGGGAAAGAAGAATTGCTATTTTCCTCTTGGGCTTGGCTATCCCCTGTTCGGCTCAATTGGGTGTTATTGCCGGTATGTTAGCAGCGGTGGGACCTGCCTTTGTGGCCCTCTACGCCTTGGTAATTTTGGCAGTGCTAGTGGTGGTGGGTACCCTCATGAACGCCCTACTGCCAGGACAATCTTCCAACCTATTAATTGATCTGCCACCCTTACGTTTTCCTAGATTAAATAACGTGTTAACCAAAACAGGTATTAAGTCTTACCAATTTCTCAAAGAGGCCTTTCCCCTCTTTGCCCTGGGTGCCCTGCTAATTAGCGTTTTCCAGGTCACTGGAATATTGACATTTTTGCAAAATGCCCTGGCTCCCCTGACCGTGGGTTGGCTCGGTTTACCCAAGGAAGCAGCCACCGCCTTTATTATGGGGGTTGTCCGTCGGGACTTCGGCGCCGCAGGCTTAGCAGATATGACCTTAACACCAATCCAAGTGGTAGTATCCTTAACAACCATTACCCTCTTCGTCCCTTGCATTGCCTCTGTCCTGGTCATGTTTAAGGAACGTACTAAAAAGGAGGCAGCCATTATGTGGTTAAGTACCTGGGTCATCGCCTTCTTGATCGGCGGTATGGTGGCTAAGTTATCCCAATGGCTGGGTGTTTCCACACCCTTTGAAGTGGTGTCTGTGATTGGCGCTGTTTGGACTTTGGCGGCCTTAACCATACTGTTGGTTCGTTTCACGAAAAAAACTCCTCTGTCCGACAGTTCTAAATCAGGCGGTGTGGCATAA
- a CDS encoding FeoA family protein yields MTLDLIKRGQCFKINRIDNETVRSQAIRFGIAEGEWLTCEEVVPAGPIVIRKNRQQIAMGRQLAKEISISLN; encoded by the coding sequence ATGACTTTAGATCTTATTAAAAGAGGCCAGTGCTTTAAGATTAATCGCATTGATAACGAAACCGTGCGTTCCCAAGCCATTCGTTTTGGTATTGCTGAGGGAGAATGGCTTACCTGCGAGGAGGTAGTTCCCGCCGGTCCCATTGTTATTCGTAAAAATCGCCAGCAAATCGCCATGGGTCGTCAGTTAGCCAAGGAGATTAGTATAAGTCTTAACTAG
- a CDS encoding sigma 54-interacting transcriptional regulator, translating to METLRLRLEFHDRVGMVYDVSQVVSPKNINIISLQVLPNNMFLEIEALAKREEEALLDELRRIPGVEQVETIEVMPYEERERQLKAVLDSVSDGIIAVDRKGQITVFNPGCEKILRIPAEKAIGRNVAEVISHDIPMINGLKNGEGYDNKEIMITSPRGRHHYLSTGRPVKDEAGRIIGMVAALKDMNQVRDLVYSMTKPSMVTFDDIIYGSEAMEKVLAMARRVAKSDSTVVIRGESGTGKELFARAIHMESVRRHKPFVPLNCAALPDSLLESELFGYADGAFTGAKKGGKQGLFEFAHEGTLFLDEIGELSPHLQAKLLRVLQDGKVRRIGDSDETPVNVRVIAATNRNLEEMITQGQFRRDLYYRLNVFPLRLPPLRERPEDIPFLVQHFLKKYNSHPDKKITGISAGALRILTKNRWNGNVRELENVIERAINLVENGEIQPEHIVFDEASMGLKKPGTSPEETLVATSLKATAAQAELDALQLALKTYGSARKAAKALGVSHTTVINKMKKFGLTLK from the coding sequence GTGGAAACCTTGCGATTGCGACTTGAGTTTCACGATCGGGTGGGCATGGTCTATGACGTATCCCAGGTAGTATCGCCCAAAAACATCAACATCATATCCTTACAGGTCTTACCAAACAACATGTTTTTGGAGATTGAGGCCCTGGCTAAGCGGGAGGAGGAAGCTCTCCTGGATGAGCTCAGGAGAATTCCTGGTGTCGAACAGGTGGAGACCATTGAAGTAATGCCCTATGAAGAAAGGGAAAGGCAGTTAAAAGCTGTCTTGGACTCTGTTAGCGACGGCATCATTGCGGTGGACCGTAAGGGGCAAATTACTGTCTTTAACCCGGGATGTGAAAAAATTTTACGCATTCCTGCGGAAAAGGCTATTGGACGAAATGTGGCCGAAGTAATTTCCCATGATATTCCTATGATTAATGGTTTAAAAAATGGTGAAGGCTACGATAACAAAGAAATAATGATTACCTCGCCCAGAGGCAGGCATCATTATTTGAGTACCGGGCGTCCTGTTAAGGATGAAGCAGGTAGAATCATAGGTATGGTAGCCGCCCTGAAAGATATGAATCAGGTGCGAGATTTGGTTTACTCCATGACCAAACCCTCGATGGTTACCTTTGATGATATTATTTATGGTAGCGAGGCCATGGAAAAGGTATTAGCCATGGCCAGGCGGGTGGCTAAAAGCGATTCAACAGTGGTAATTCGCGGCGAGAGTGGTACTGGCAAGGAATTGTTTGCCAGGGCCATCCACATGGAAAGTGTGCGGCGGCATAAACCCTTTGTCCCCTTGAACTGTGCTGCCTTACCAGACTCCTTGCTGGAAAGCGAATTATTTGGATATGCCGATGGTGCTTTTACCGGCGCTAAAAAGGGTGGCAAACAGGGGCTGTTTGAATTTGCCCACGAAGGAACCCTGTTTTTGGATGAAATAGGTGAGCTTTCGCCTCACCTACAGGCCAAACTGCTGCGGGTATTACAGGATGGCAAGGTAAGGAGAATTGGCGATAGTGATGAAACCCCGGTTAATGTAAGGGTAATAGCAGCAACTAACCGTAATCTGGAAGAAATGATCACCCAGGGGCAGTTTAGAAGGGATTTATACTATCGTTTAAATGTATTTCCCCTGCGCCTGCCACCTTTGCGTGAACGTCCCGAGGATATTCCTTTTTTAGTACAGCACTTTTTGAAAAAGTACAATTCTCATCCCGATAAAAAAATTACCGGGATTTCTGCCGGGGCCCTGCGTATACTGACGAAAAATCGCTGGAACGGTAATGTGCGTGAATTAGAGAATGTCATAGAAAGAGCCATCAATCTGGTGGAGAACGGTGAAATACAACCAGAGCATATTGTATTTGACGAAGCCAGTATGGGTCTCAAGAAGCCTGGAACTTCGCCGGAGGAAACTTTGGTGGCCACCAGTCTGAAGGCGACCGCCGCCCAGGCAGAGTTAGATGCGCTGCAACTGGCCCTGAAAACCTATGGTTCAGCCCGCAAGGCGGCAAAGGCTCTGGGTGTATCCCATACCACCGTGATCAATAAGATGAAGAAGTTTGGTCTAACCTTAAAGTAA
- a CDS encoding histidinol-phosphatase HisJ family protein yields the protein MLVDYHIHTFRSGHGVGTVEEYVEAARKKGIRELGFSEHLPLYWLPESRRNSELAMPFSDLPLYISEVQQAQQKHPDLAIKLGVEADYIPGYEEELKKILLSLPLDHVLGSVHFLGNWAFDDPAQREEYQSRSIDELYNSYFTLVQQAAATGLFDIMSHPDLIKKFGYKPSVPVTELYRKTVQVFKEHDVCVDVNAAGWRYPCAELYPAPEFLKLCLEYGVPVTLGSDAHKPELVGEGLPRAAELLKDIGFRQVAVFEKRKRSLVEL from the coding sequence ATGCTGGTGGATTACCATATTCATACCTTTAGAAGTGGCCATGGGGTGGGCACTGTGGAAGAATATGTAGAGGCGGCCCGCAAGAAGGGTATAAGGGAGTTAGGCTTTTCCGAGCATTTACCCCTTTACTGGTTACCGGAATCGCGTCGCAATTCGGAATTAGCTATGCCTTTCTCCGACCTGCCTTTATATATTAGCGAGGTACAGCAGGCTCAACAAAAACACCCGGATTTAGCCATTAAATTAGGGGTGGAGGCAGACTATATTCCCGGTTATGAAGAAGAACTGAAAAAAATACTTCTATCCTTGCCGCTGGATCATGTACTTGGCTCGGTACACTTTCTGGGGAACTGGGCCTTTGACGATCCGGCCCAAAGGGAAGAATACCAGAGCAGAAGCATTGATGAACTGTATAACAGCTACTTTACCCTGGTCCAACAGGCCGCTGCCACGGGTTTGTTTGACATCATGTCCCACCCGGACTTAATCAAAAAGTTTGGCTACAAACCCAGCGTCCCTGTGACGGAACTGTATCGGAAAACCGTCCAGGTTTTTAAAGAACATGATGTCTGTGTAGATGTCAATGCTGCGGGCTGGCGCTACCCCTGTGCGGAACTTTACCCGGCGCCGGAATTTCTTAAACTATGCCTGGAATACGGTGTTCCGGTAACCCTGGGGTCCGATGCCCATAAACCGGAATTGGTAGGGGAAGGCTTACCACGGGCAGCGGAATTATTAAAGGACATTGGCTTCCGACAGGTGGCGGTTTTTGAGAAGAGAAAGCGGTCGCTGGTGGAGCTGTAA